The following proteins are co-located in the Sardina pilchardus chromosome 24, fSarPil1.1, whole genome shotgun sequence genome:
- the matcap2 gene encoding putative tyrosine carboxypeptidase MATCAP2, whose translation MLESIKVTERLHWPELEQTKKQVLLSPSAPEKPLSPSQLCLERLSSGMLKDLLTAGTGSFTVLLQSEDDERQSPKHSPYRRPRRAPRCGSVAGPGVQGAPGRGERCHRPTTGSTAAGSLMLLSPEGCGDARQSQAVFQTGSGGVGLRSSQSITVSGSTMGLSPRPAVQTRKSCSPRATTKLPLLAKNGSARDGENSIKRLCILTAIKPANVEKEKLKFFKSNYSYNPQFEYSNPVSSQVIAKHNNASDRFLTQAVRIMELALLKYGNYEKFEQATGGSLLTKSRIWYQVKRYMEKEGCLGEIVVHLTDDLLSRASMTVVNSRPTLTINMSTAREHWLEGMLRHEIGTHYFRGINNSQQPWGSSSGRKKHNLRPLNPTEEGLASIHSVLFRKDPTLWRAALLYYTVYQASRMSFAQLFQDLGRFVQDPNTRWDYCVRAKRGQTDTSQPGCFSKDQVYLDGILKILRHREKIDFPLLMALGKVSFEDVERLRGQAVMEHVRIPHFLQDQARYSEQLLKIMEVNQLTDDELRCLI comes from the exons ATGCTTGAATCCATCAAAGTTACTG AGCGTTTGCACTGGCCAGAGCTGGAGCAGACTAAGAAGCAGGTGTTGTTGAGCCCGTCGGCACCGGAGAAGCCCCTGAGTCCCAGCCAGCTGTGCCTGGAGCGCCTGTCGTCCGGCATGCTGAAGGACCTCCTGACCGCTGGCACCGGCAGCTTCACCGTGCTGCTGCAGAGCGAGGACGACGAGCGCCAGAGCCCCAAACACTCGCCCTACCGCCGGCCGCGGCGGGCCCCGCGATGTGGCTCCGTGGCCGGGCCGGGGGTGCAGGGAGCGCCAGGGCGCGGAGAGAGGTGCCACCGCCCCACCACCGGCAGCACCGCCGCTGGATCCCTGATGCTGCTGTCTCCGGAGGGGTGCGGAGACGCACGGCAGAGCCAGGCCGTCTTCCAGACCGGCAGTGGTGGAGTGGGCCTCAGGTCCAGCCAGAGCATCACGGTGTCGGGGAGTACCATGGGCCTGTCCCCCCGTCCTGCTGTCCAGACCCGCAAGAGCTGCTCCCCGCGCGCCACCACCAAGCTGCCCCTGCTGGCCAAGAATGGTAGTGCACGTGACGGGGAGAACTCCATCAAGAGGCTGTGCATACTGACCGCCATCAAGCCCGCCAacgtggagaaggagaagctcAAGTTCTTCAAGTCCAACTACAGCTACAACCCACAGTTTGAGTACAGCAACCCCGTGTCCTCTCAGGTGATCGCCAAACACAACAACGCCTCGGACCGCTTCCTCACGCAG GCGGTTCGGATCATGGAGCTGGCTTTGCTGAAGTATGGCAACTATGAGAAGTTTGAGCAGGCCACAGGGGGCAGTCTGTTGACCAAGAGTCGCATCTGGTACCAGGTCAAGAGGTAcatggagaaggagggatgTCTGGGGGAG atcGTGGTGCACCTGACTGATGACCTGCTCTCCAGGGCGTCCATGACAGTGGTCAACAGCAGGCCCACCCTGACCATCAACATGTCCACAGCACGAGAACACTGGCTGGAGGGCATGCTACGGCACGAgatag GCACACACTACTTCCGGGGTATCAACAACAGCCAGCAGCCgtggggcagcagcagcggccgcAAGAAGCACAACCTACGACCTCTGAACCCTACGGAGGAGGGCCTGGCCAGCATCCACAGCGTGCTGTTCCGGAAGGATCCGACGCTGTGGCGCGCCGCGCTGCTCTACTACACCGTCTACCAGGCCAGCCGCATGTCCTTCGCCCAGCTCTTCCAGGACCTCGGCCGCTTCGTGCAGGACCCCAACACGCGCTGGGACTACTGCGTGCGCGCCAAGAGGGGGCAGACCGACACCTCACAGCCAG gttGCTTCAGTAAGGACCAGGTGTACCTGGACGGCATCCTGAAGATCCTCAGGCATCGGGAAAAAATTGACTTTCCACTGCTGATGGCACTGGGCAAG